From the genome of Arthrobacter russicus:
TGGCCGACGACCACGCGGCGATCCGGCAGGGCCTGCGGATGATCCTGTCCCAGGACCCCGGAATCGAGGTGGTCGGCGAGGCCGGCGACGGGGCCACCGCGGTGGCGATGAGTCGCAGTCTGCGCCCGGAGGTGGTGTTGATGGACATCCGGATGCCCGGCATGGACGGCATCGAAGCCACCCGGCAGATCAGCGCGGCCGGAACCGCCCGGGTGCTGATCCTGACCACCTTCGACCTGGACGACTATGTGCTGGGCGGCTTGCGGGCCGGGGCTGCGGGGTTCTTGCTGAAATCCGCTTCCGCCGAAGCGATCATCCAGGGCATCGGCAATGTCGCAGCCGGCGACGCGGTGCTCGCTCCCGAAGTCACCCGGACGGTCATCGAGAAGCTGGTCTCTGCTGCCGCGGCGGAACCCCGGCCCGAAGCCCGGACGCCGCAAGGACTAGCTGAACTGACCGCCCGGGAACTGGACGTGCTGCGGGCGGTCGGCGCGGGCTGGACGAATCAGCAGATCGCGCGCCGGCTCGGCATCGCGGAAACCACGGTGAAAACCCATCTGTCCCGGATCTTCGGGAAACTGAATCTGGTCTCCAGGGTGCAGGCGGCGCTTTTCTGCGTGGAACACGGACTCGGTTAGGCCTCGGATTCCGCGGAACCGCGGGCCCGGACGAAGCCCCAGCCCACCAGAGCCGCTGCCAACCCGGTCAGCGAGAGCCCGGCAATCGTGATCGCGGCACGGAACTCGCCGTATTGCTGCGGGTTCCAGTCCGGGCTGACAATGCTCCCGTTGAAGATCACGGCGAGCAGAGTACCGGTCAGCGCGATGCCGACTCCGGTGGCGACCTCGCTGGAGGTGTCGACCAGCGCCACGCCGATCGTGGTCCGGTTCTCCGGCAGGCCTTTGAGCACATTGGTCGCAGCGACCACACCGTTCACCCGCAGCCCGGCCGCGACGAGCGCCAATGCGACGGCGATCCAGAAATAGCCGAAACCACCGAACAGGCCGTAGACGGCAAGCCCGACGACGACTGCCGCGGCACTCAGCCAGGCGGCGCGGCCCAGACCGACCCAGCGCACGAACGGGCTGACGAAGACGCCGCCGGCGATCAGCACGACGACCTGCGGCAGCAGACCGAGCGCGGCCAGGGCCGGCGGCCAACCCCACTCCAGCTGGAGTTGCAAGGTCACCAGATAGCCCAGGCCGGCGGTGGCTAGTCCGGTCGCGGCCTTGAACGCCAAGCCGCTCGATACCAGAGGCCGGGCCACCAGGGTCAGGTCGAGCATGGGGTAACGTGCGGAACGCTCGCGCAGCACGAAGAGCACCGCAGCGACCAGCGCGGCAACAACCGCGATCCACGGCAGTGCCGATCCGGAACCTTCGTTGACGAACAGGGTCGGCGCGACGAGCGCCAGCACGATGGTCACGGTGCCGAGGATCGCACCGCCGACGTCCACCGGATCGCGGTGCAGCTCAGCCGGATCGTCAGTCGCGATGCCGCTGCGCACACCGATGATCGCGAGCAGCGCGATCGGCACGTTCACCAGCAGCAGGACTTGCCAGGGCGCGACCGCCAGGACCAGCCCGCCGGCGGTCGGGCCGATCGCGAGTCCGATCAAGCCCACGGTGGAGATCAGCGTCAAGGCGCGCACCCGCAGGCCGTCGTCCTGGAACAACCGGAAAGCCAGCGCCATCGAGCCCGGCGTGGTCATCGCTGCGGCCACGCCCATCGCGACCCGGACTGCGATCAGCTGCTCCGCAGTGCTGACGAACGCCGTCGCCAGGCTGGCCGCGGCCAACAGCACCAGTCCGATCAGCATGATCCGGCGTCGGCCGAACTTGTCGGCGATCACACCGAAGACCAGCATCAGACCGCCGAAAACCACCGCATAGGCACCGGTCACCCATTGCAGGCCGGTGGTCGAGGCCTGCAACTCACGGCCGATCGTGGGCAGCGCCACGTTGAGGATCGAGTTGTCCAGCATCTCGAACAGGAACACCGCGGCAAGACCGGCAAGCGCAACCCAGACCTCGCGCAACGATTGCGGCGGGCCGGCCACGGGCTTCGATTGGATTTCAGACTGGC
Proteins encoded in this window:
- a CDS encoding response regulator transcription factor, which translates into the protein MISVLLADDHAAIRQGLRMILSQDPGIEVVGEAGDGATAVAMSRSLRPEVVLMDIRMPGMDGIEATRQISAAGTARVLILTTFDLDDYVLGGLRAGAAGFLLKSASAEAIIQGIGNVAAGDAVLAPEVTRTVIEKLVSAAAAEPRPEARTPQGLAELTARELDVLRAVGAGWTNQQIARRLGIAETTVKTHLSRIFGKLNLVSRVQAALFCVEHGLG
- a CDS encoding MFS transporter, producing MSSQSEIQSKPVAGPPQSLREVWVALAGLAAVFLFEMLDNSILNVALPTIGRELQASTTGLQWVTGAYAVVFGGLMLVFGVIADKFGRRRIMLIGLVLLAAASLATAFVSTAEQLIAVRVAMGVAAAMTTPGSMALAFRLFQDDGLRVRALTLISTVGLIGLAIGPTAGGLVLAVAPWQVLLLVNVPIALLAIIGVRSGIATDDPAELHRDPVDVGGAILGTVTIVLALVAPTLFVNEGSGSALPWIAVVAALVAAVLFVLRERSARYPMLDLTLVARPLVSSGLAFKAATGLATAGLGYLVTLQLQLEWGWPPALAALGLLPQVVVLIAGGVFVSPFVRWVGLGRAAWLSAAAVVVGLAVYGLFGGFGYFWIAVALALVAAGLRVNGVVAATNVLKGLPENRTTIGVALVDTSSEVATGVGIALTGTLLAVIFNGSIVSPDWNPQQYGEFRAAITIAGLSLTGLAAALVGWGFVRARGSAESEA